tactccttatcctcatagcgagcaatggtgcgaatgtatcttatccattcgctaaactTCGTTCCATTGAAAgtaaccttttgacaaaggctcatcaatgtgaaagaactagcagcagcgttgtttgcgttcgacatctacaagtagaaaggacaaagatagattagaatatgaatccctaattatcatccaataagaaaaattggggctaggatccaacaacaatatttacatattagacaaagggtgtcgtaatccaacatgcaaataatatgaagttaagtgaatgacgattcactaattctccaccataaaaactaactataagtcctaaatatattgagaattcctaggttcggattagattcattgaaactattcaatgacatgtttaaatctcgatatgcccctcttgtttgtgactggtgccttcattgtaaggatcacaaagcgggtgtgaattaccatgcaaattcacatggtgccttcattgtaatgatcacctattcgatgtgctggtaaaccacacacggtccatcgaactatgataaacaatgaatcaccctttgccccctttgcttagaaccaattagtgtgccggtaaaccacacatgctccactaacttctcagcaagggtgcaaagtgtaatttcatgggattgcatcaattcacttttcctaaagtaactaagattgggaaattttaaaaaatatgtagttactatgtatttcatattatactttaaacgagaggatgaggttgccctatcctacccgttcggctaacgaccctccaccgatcaagcaagtggtgggtgtgagtgtacacccattaagcgccatttataggccgcaaccttatacccaccttatagattggcttcgtgaatgaggcctactaacggtaagactagcattttagttatatatatatatatatatatatatatatatatatatatatatatattaatcttgtaatattatattagtatagggttgtattttaaacttttaaaatctggggtttgaaatttaaattgtctaaattaaaacttttaatcacaaaacataaatttcaaaacttgaggacaagttttaaacatttaaaacatggaggatcaaatgacaaataattttaattaacaattaatttcctaattttctatatttgatttattcaagatttcttgcaagataattaccaaattaatcaaaataattaattaattatcatataaggaaatttaatattttattagttggtaaatatctttaattagatcaagattatagtcatatatatcaaaaaatcggattagagttgatctaatatgattaaggtaagtttccataagataatcatgaagaaatctggaatctggccattcctgacgcttggactcgccgagtgcaccaagggactcgccgagtcaggccaactcgccgagtccactatgaaactcaccgagtccatgactcagaaaaacaaaaatcgaattttgcagttaagtttcaaacaaacaagcaacaatttaatgaaaactaagctaggctctgataccactgatgggttttagccataagaactttcctatgtgcgcatgcaaaaccctaatgcttggatctaggctttctaattaaacatactttgaatccaagacttttaatgactaattaggtataagaacaatacaaaacagatctagaatcatacctttgaatctcttgtttgatcttgttgtcttggagctctagagtcacaattgtaactcctctaatggcttacaaacaccaaatagcaaggaggatgatttgagagagaggagaggggagggaattcggccaggggttctctacttttgaTGAAgtccgatttccctttgccatagggtctatttatacttgtagactccttaagggttacaacttaaaccctagttggataatcttctcttaaagcaatccaaatccattccttagatagccttggacgattttaagctatcctttagcttctagaatccgtccacccctatccaatatggatttacagtctaaagtttaactatcaaacaattgacagtttataccttcttatttaattaatctctttaagtcaccaaattaataccaattaatttatgacttatattaatcaaataataatattattattctttatattattctcataatatattaataatattcatactctcttaataaatcatcctatcaagttgctatggtgaaggtaactcaaaaggaccatgtacaatCGGGTTAAATACtagcctaatatagttgcagccttagacactattccaacaagttCAACCTCTCAAACTCCATTGGAAGCCTCTGGTCGTCAAGGATATGAAGATAAAATGTTTCAAAGAATGTAAAATATTTTACATTAATAGATAAATGAATATATCAATATCCATCTTTAGGAAGCTCAACATATGTCAAGTGAGGGACATAATCTTCATCTGTAAGTCTTCACATTGGATTTAACTAGGATTGGATTAATCACTCATCCATTTAGATGCCAAATCCTTGGGCTTTCAAGATATCTTCAGCTATCTTGCTTGCTCATCAATCTACTTCTCTTTGCCTGGTGGCAGGGGAATCATTCGATTTATCCAAAGACATGGAGGGCTCCAGAGTTTCTTCCATGATAAGTGAGGTCTTATTTAGAGTGGGAGGAAGAGTGTGAATCTTTTTTTTtgagaagaaggaggaggagttGGAGGTTTTTTTTCTTTTGGAAGAGATTTCGGTGGAACCTATGATGCAGTTTTATTTTTTGGAGGAGTTTGATATCTTTGAGGTGAGAGAGACTTGGAGATTTTTAAGGAAGAGATGACTTCAACTGTTGTGGATTTTCCCCTTTCAAGAATGAAGGCTTCGCCTTCTCCTAAAACAAAGCTTTCAACTCTTCAAGATTTTTGATGGTCTTGAAGAAATTGATTAGAAGTTAGTCACTGAGGTCATTTGTTATCATGAGGCTTGGGTTTTTGATGAATTTAAAGATATCCTTAGTAACGAATTGAATATCATAGATTGTTTCCCTTGCCTTAAGTTATCTTCTTAAGTCTCTAATTGTGGAATGGAGTTCGGCATACCCATCTTCGTAAGCTTTGTGGGTCTCGTTTATCAGATACTTCTTCTTTTCTTCCTACTTTATGGTCACCTTTACCAGTTGGTCATTTAGATCCTTGACATATTTTAGGAGTTCCTCGGCTTGCTTAATGAACTGTTTATGATCTTGGTAGAGTTGGACATCTAATTGACTAATACCCATATCAATGTGAATAAGGATGTGGTCAGATGTAAACTTTTGTTTTGTTTCAATTGCCAGAACTCGTTCTTCCAAGGACTGCAGTGTAGCTAAAGCAGGGGTCTACAGTGGCTGATTATTAAATACTGTAGGCAATATTTGATCAATAGTGCTTTTAAGTTCAAGGAATTCATTCCTTGACACAAccgaattcttcttcttcttaggctTGGGCTTTGAAGTGGAGTGATGTGATCCACTAGACTTGTCCTCATCAATAAACATTAAGAAGTCTTCCTTGTTTCCTTTATTTTGTAGATTATCATCTTCATTTCAGAATCGATTCCAAAAATTTGTTCTTCGATGAGTTGCACCTCCATGCCATCATTGTTGGAGTCTCCTACTTTAGTTGGCGTAGGAACATGTTTTGATCCTCCAGCTTGGTTTCTTGTAGTTTCACAATCTTTCCTCATTGTTTCCACCATTTCTTCTACCTATTTGTGAGTTGTTTCCAAGTCATTGGCCTTTTTGTTATTATGAAGGAATTTTCCCAATATACTACAACTTGACGATTAACTTcttatttttgttgttgttgttgagtctATCTTTCTTTTCTTCCTCGGAGGGCTCTCTTGAAGGcttcaaacttatttttattCGACTCTATGATTGGTTGTTATCGGGCCCAACTATCATCTAAAACATAGCCATCAACACTATAACCACCAGGGTGTCCCCCCCAGTTTACGGATCCTCGCACAATGGTGCTCCCTATGCCTAACCCCCTTGTGAGAAATGAAGACGGTATAGGTGTTCTGGAACTTCCTCGGTCTCCTTGGTCTTGAACCAAGTCTGGCCTCAGTTCAATTTTGGCTAAGGTCATTTAAAAAGGACCCTTTAGTGCATTTATTGTTTGTTGTATATGTACTATAGAAAGAAGAATTAAGTTCATCACCTCAAGTGTAATAATGTGCATGTATTTGATCCCAAAGACCTTGGGATGTTTATCAACACCGTAATCTACTTGGAATCTCTATTGGGCTTTGTCTCCATGCTCCTAATTTGAAATGGTTACACTCTTTGTAGCAGAATGGACAGGTGGGGTTTACTTATGTCATTCAACATTGAAATGAATGGTTACCAGAGACTTTTGTGAGACTTCGATATGTTTCTTGGATCGCTTTTGGCTAAGATGGGTAGGAAGTTTCAAATTTCTTTTTCTACACAATTTTTAGAGTTTGATTGTCCGGGATATTTGGTGTTCATATTTACTGGTCCTTTAGAGATGATGGGAATTTTAGCTTGTGTGGAGTCTAAACTATTCTCAGGATTTGTAGTGTGATTTTGTTATCCAGTGGGACTGATCTCTTGGTTGTGCATCTGGTCTTTGGTATGTATGGGTTCTACAGTATTGACTTTTTATTTCTTTGAGGCTCTGGCACCTTTTATAACTATTTTTACTGGATTatatgtaacaccgtgattttcaaagcaaaatttgtcatttaaataatcaatttattattaaaacacttgtttaaaatcttactcatattcgaattacaaaacatagttccattttcatttgaatagacaaccaggatcctctagaatacaactctttcctcggtgtgtacaatcgagccgatgccattccgcgttactgaaagaacctgaaacaacataacataaatactgtaagcacgaagcttagtgagttccccaatatacaacttacgcacatacgcctttccaggcccgaccttccggtccatgtgtctcaggggacttccgtccctgctgggtaaaccttccggccttacccacgccgaccttccggtccatcacacaacatatcgccttccggcccataacatattgccttccggcccataatataatcgccttccggcccataacatacatagcacatataacaaataacttaccacatatagcatacatatcacatatcatatccgaccttccggtcacacagtcaacccttccgggtacagtatagtgagaagactcacctcgcggacactggaagatagaaACTCCTggaatctcttgcacttgatcctccgagctacaagctccctgtctcatcatatatccctttttaATACTTccatcttccacgttaactgaccctaaaacgttacacacaggtcaactctggtcaacggccatctcgactggactcggcgagtaccctggcgactcggcgagtctagtcgtcctcaccaattcctgcatgatccctttctactcgtcgagtatccctcttgactcgaagaggtcctcgtggaagaatcgcggggccaccccgactctactcgccgagcctgaagaacaaactcggcgagtcccaatgaatcttcaagctactcgccgagtctgatcatccgactcggcgagtctacgccatgcagtcgatcgaactgcttcctgagatacatatattctcgaatatacaaacatgggaccttctggacctctaagggtcctaatacaaggttataaacgttgaataacaacacagcaatccatctagactccaaatgggttccataaaccctaaatctatatacacatcaatcacaggagaatgtaatccgaattattacctgaatgatgtaccttccatgtccccaaacttcagaactcgaactccctgcagttcctttagctaaaacccttctcctccttgcacaacaattccttcaaggtcaccaatggccttcaagcttgctctagccgccccagtcgcctagggttcttcccaatcgatcaaaagtcgtgaaatgacggcataataacccttatatacgacccaatactgaacggctagggtttccgctgaacagcgtcgactcgccgagtccatatctggactcgtcgagtccagtcgtgaacccgcgaccaaacctgcaaccctactcggcgagtctggctccaactcgtcgagtctcccctttaaaacacccccaaaatgcaacttaacaatacttgagattttgggctgttacattatATTTCTTGGACTTGTTTTATGTCTAGAGGATTGTGGTTTTGGAAAAGGACCAATGGGTTGCAGTGTAGGGCTAGGCCCAGGTAAAAAGATATGGTGTTGTATTGTTCGTAGCCTCCATGTGTTCAGATACTACAGGATCAATGAGTCGTAATTCAATTAGTATATGAAAAGGAAGCTATCTAATAGGACCAAACATATATTTATGTTTAGGAATAAAGTACCATTCGAGTTCTCCGTAGACGAAGAAGTTGATGTCTTCGCTAAGACTGAATTTGGCTTCAGAGTGTAGGTCCTTAATGTAGAGGGACAAAAACCTTGCATAAGTTACTGCAGTGAGTCCTTGCCTTTGAGAATCCCTTCCAACATAAGTAGCAAAATCATCCCAGAGAACAATGATGTAATCGACTGGTTTATCAGTGAAAATGCTCCTTCCAATATCCAAAGCTTGCTTTCCCATAACATCTGTACCACTAGTTTTACCTTATAGGAAATGAATGATGTAGTGACATAGGAACAACCATATAGCTACTAATTTTCCTTTAATAGAGTCAGTAACACCCTTCAACTTGGCTCCGTACCCCATCTTGTAAAGCGTTTTGAACACATCTTCATTCAATATCGAAATTTCAGTTTCTAAAATCATAGGAAAATCTCTTGAGCATAATATTTGCAAGAATACTAAGATTAATTGCACCGAGGAACTTCTTCTTGGTAAGAATTACAGTTGAATCATCCGCTAGTTTGAGATGAATTTTTCTAGGATCTTGAATCAGATGATAGGCATAAAATACACACTTGTAGAGAACTGAGAGAGGAACAATGTCTGCAACTGAATCGAAAGCATTGAGCAGTGGGTAGTTTGGGTTGCTTCTTGGATGCAGGGATGAAGCTAATTAGATGCAAGAGTGGGCCATGGCCCACCCTAGATAActtgaggatatatatatatatatatatatatatatatatatatatatatatatatatatatatatataaataaaatataattttgttaGTTAAAACAAATTTTGGGCTAAAATGGCCCACCGTCTACAACTTTTaagtttgtttatttattattttttttctttgagcAGAAAATTCTCATGTTACATTAGAGATACACTTTCTGCCGGCATCTCAATTAAATAAAGTTTTGAAACTTATTGCATCATCGTTCGTCATTCCAATTTGTTGTTGCAATTAAAACACTTTAAAGTTTAACCTCCATAGTATCACTaggtttttttttatcttaattaaTCAGTTTGTTTTATTTATATCTTATATAATTTAAATTGACTTAGTTCTTTCCAGTTTAACATTAAGGTATGCATTGATTTTATATTTTATCATATAGTCGTATGTATTGTATAAATTAGGTTGTTAATTGTTGCTATGAAATAGTTATATGAATAATTgtattatatgttattgtattacATATAAGTTTGCTTTGTATACAAATATAAGATTATGTTTGTAATAGAATTTTTCTGTGATTAGTGAATTTCGTTGAACAATGGGAACAAAGTAAAAAAGACTGGATTCGTTTTTCACACGTAATGTCTTACTAAGAGGCGAAGAGAAAAAAATGACATCATCATCATTACCGGTTGGGAAACCTCAAGCATCTCCAAAAGATGGTAACCATCTACCATCTTCAACAGCTAAGAGCCCTGCACCATCTTCAACGTTTGATAATCCTAGATGTTGTTCTATTGAACATGATCCTGGCCTACATCTACCTATATGGAAATATGCAACCAATATGAAGGATGAAATCAGACAAGCATACATAAGATCGGGGCCGCATCAACCTGTGTTGCCTAAATATCCTCCATCCAGGTCAAAAACTCATCCACGACATTTTCAATCTAAATGGTATTCTGAATTTCCTTGGATTGAGTATTCTAAAACTAAAGATAGAGCATATTGTTTTTATTGCTATATTTTTCTTAAATAATGAAATACCTATAATGGCCATGATGCATTTACAACTAATGGTTTTAAAAATTGGAATAAACTTAAAGGGAAACATTGTTCATTTTTGAAACACAATGGAGATATACCAATCTCTCAGCATTATAATGTTGTGTGATTTTGTGATACTTTGATGAATCATTTAGTACACATTGATAAAGTGATGCAAAAACAATCTACTAATCAAATTGAAATGAATAGGCTAATGGTGAAAACATCAATAGATGTTGTTCGTTTTCTTTCATTTCAGGGGATTTCGTTTAGGGGCATGATGAGAAAATTGATTCAAAAAATCGTGGCTACTTCATTTAGTTAATCAAGCTCACAACTTCTTACAATGAAGAGGTTGCAGGAGTCATTTTAGAAAACGCACCCAACAACGTGAAATACACTTCACCTGAGGTTCAGAAAGAAATTTTACATGTTTTTGCTGAGAAAGTGAGAAAAAAGATAGTTGAAGATATTTGTGATTCTAAATACTGCATAATCGTGGACGAGGCAAGTGAtgaaagtaaaaaagaaaaatgGCCATTGTTCTTAGATATGTTGACAAGAAAGGTTACATACAAGAATGATTTTTTGAACTTGTCCATGTCAAAGATACATCGTCTTCCACTTTGTATTCTTCTATATGTGAAACTCTTACTTCTTACGAGCTTGTTGTTGATAATCTTCATGGACAAGGGTATGATGGAGCTAGCAACATGCATGGTGAATGGAAGGGATTACAAGCATTATTCCTTAAGGATTATCCATGTGCTTATTATATACATTGTATGGCTCATCGGTTACAACTTGCATTGGTTGCAGCAGCTAGAGAAGTAAGCTTTGTTCATGAATTTTTCCACAATTTATCTTTCATTGTGAATGTCGTAGGTGCTTCTTCTAAATGCCAAGATGAACTACAAGTTGTTCAAGTTGCTGAAACTGCAGAATTGTTAGAATATGGTGAAATTAATATTGGTAAAGGGGCTAATCAAATTGGTACTTTAAAGCGTGCCGAAGTCTCTCGTTGGAGCTCACATTTTACTTTTATTAGTAGTCTTATTCGGATGTATAATGCAACTTGTACGACTTTGGAAAACATAAAAAAGCGGGGTTTAATTATAAAACAAAAGGTGATGCTAGTATCGTGTTGAAAAGAATGACATCTTTTGAATTTGTTTTCCTTTTACATATGATGAAATTTTTTTTGGGAATTACTGATACTCTTTATCAAGCTTTACAACGAAAATCTTAAGACATCATAAGTGCAATCACAATGGTCTCTCATACAAAGAAACTGATTGAAACCCTTAGAGATAATGAATGGGAAACTTTTCTTGATGATGTCGTTGAGTTTTGTAAGAAGCATGATATTGATATTCCTGAATTCAAAGATCCTTATTTTGAAGGGAGAAGCAACAGGAAGGGAGGTCATATTACTATTCAGCATCACTatcattttgatatatttaatgaAACTATTGATTTTTAGTTACAGGAAATTAATACAAGGTTCAATGAGAGAGTTGTAGAGCTTTTAGACCTTAGTCttgctttgaatccaaatgagGGATATAAACGCTTCAATTCTGATTCTATTTTCAAACTTGCAAAAAATATTATTATCTTGATTTCACAAAACAGGAAATAGATGTTCTATAAGTTTAGTTCAAGAAATTTGATGCTTATGTGAAGGACCATCCATTTTTGGGAAAGTTGTCATCTATTGTTGAAGTATATCAAGGCTTGGTAGGGTAGAGACAGGAAAAGCAAGTCATTACTATCTTGTTGACAGATTGATTCGGCTTGTGTTGACCCTTCTGGTGTCTACTGCGACTACTGAGCGTGCATTTTCCGCCATGAAAATTGTGAAGAATAGAATACGTAACAAGATGGATGATGATTTTATTGCTGATAGTCTAGTTCTTTACATCGAGAAAGATATCGCTGAGATTTTTAGTTTAGACTCTATTTTAGGTGATTTTAATGATGTAAGAGAGTGTCGTGTGTAATTGAAATGAACAAGTTACTTTAAAAATGCATGCATTGTTACATTTTATTACTGTTTGAAGTATTTTGCTAGTAGTTTATATTTTGTAAATTATTTGGCATACCCTAAAACAAAATCTTTGCTACGCCACTACTTGGATGCCTcagattttgttgttgttttgatttcaaaatgtttataaaaataacTTTTATGAAAAGACGAATCTCTTATTTATTTtacaataaaaattatagtttttgAAAAGATACATGGGATAAAAAGGTATTTAATGAAAGGGAAAAAGCAttcctttgaaaacaatttgGTTAATCTGATCCATTAAATAGCACACTCTTGAAACTATATTTATTGCCACCAGTAAAAACAACAGCGTGTTCTTGAAGGAAAAACTATAGTATGGCTTAAGCTTAAGACGAAGGTTTATCTTGGCACTACAGAGTAAGTTGATCACAAGGTTAGACATAAAAACGATAAAATGACTCAGAGAGTACATAGATCATAAATGGTCTTTTGAGAACAATATTTACTGAGAAGTTATTTATGAAATTAGTGCTCGATAGTTAGAATGGAACATATAATCTTTAAAACATAGACAAATAAATGTGCTTCAAAGATATTGTGGTAACAAGATGAGTGAagcatatttattttttatatgcgAACAGTTTGAAGTCCTCACCATTTATCCCTTGAAGAAAAACTGAGTGTCAATggtcatcattcctaacatttctaAAACTACATTTAGTTTAGTGGAATCAAGTGCTTTGGTGAAAACATCTGCTATTTCTTCATGTGTGGGAACAAAGATAAGTTTAATGTTAACTTCAAGGATGTGATATgtgatgaagtgataccgcaaTTCAGTGTGTTTCATCTCTGATTGTAGAATACAAGTATGTGAAATGGCAATTGCACTCTTAGAATCATAGTAAATTGGTATACAAAGCATTTAGTAGCGATAATCCATAAGTTCCATTTTTATCCATAAGGCTTGTAAGCAGCAACTGTTTGCTACAGTGAATTCTACTTCTATGATGGAGAGTGAGACACatttttcttttctaaatgacaTGCTCGCCAGTCATACACGGAGGAATTGGCATCCTCTAGAAGTAATCATGAGATCTAATCTGTATCCTACGTAATTCGAGTCTATAAAGGCTTGAAAACTAAAGTCGTTCCCTGATGGGTGCCAAAGACCCAACCCATTGCTCCCTTTATGGTATTTGAAAATCTGTTTAACTGCAGTCGGATGAGACACCTTGGGATCAGCTTGGTATCTGGCACACAAACCTATTGCGAAGACAATATTTGGCCTACTTGCGGCTAGGTACAGTAGAGAACCAATCATTCCTTGATACACCTTTTGGTTAACTGACTCTCAAGTGGTGTCTGCGGTGATCTTGTATCCAAAGACCATAGGGACTTTTTCCAAAGAATAGTtatccattgaatatttctttagCAATTCAGTGGTATAATTTTCCGGATGAATGAAGATTCCTTATGGAACTTTCTTGATTTCAAGaccaagaaagaaattaatctctctattcatgctcatttggaacttgCTTATCATGAGCTTTGTGATGCCGTCTACCATAACCTGATTAGTTGAGCCGAAAATGAGACTATCCACATGGATTTGTACATGCATCAAATTCTTTTCAATCGAACTTCGAAAGAGGATAGGATCAATGACCCTACGCTTGTATCTAGAATCAATAAGAAACATAGAATGAGCTTCATACCAAACCCTGGGTGCCTACTTCAAGCCACACACAACTTTCTCAAACTTATGGTTGTAATGAGGAAGATCAAGATTCTCAGAACCTATAGGTTGCTGTAAGTATACTTCTTCTTTAACTTTGTCATTGGGGAATGcactttttacatccatttgatgtactttgaCATTTTTTGCGCCATATACGTGAGGAAGATGCGTATGGCCTTTATCCTAGCGACTGGAGAATATGTTTCGTCTTAATCAATTCCGTCCAATTTACTATCGCATTTTTCTATGAGTTGGACTTTTTTTCTTATAATTACACCCGTATCATCCAATTTGTTGGGAAAGACCCAGCGTGTTCCAACTATTATATGTGCTTTTGGCTTGGGAACTAGTTTCCAAGCTTTGTTTATCTCAAACTCCATAAGCTCCTCTCGCATTATAACGATCAAGTCATTATTTAGAAGTGCGTGTATGATGGTTCTAAGCTCAATAGAAGACATAAATGTTGCATAGTGACAATGTTTGGATAGATCTTAGATAATCGAGTTCATATACCAGCACAAGGACTTCCTTTTATTTGGCTAGGCGGACGACCCCTTGTCCAAATGTATAG
The genomic region above belongs to Lactuca sativa cultivar Salinas chromosome 4, Lsat_Salinas_v11, whole genome shotgun sequence and contains:
- the LOC111903318 gene encoding uncharacterized protein LOC111903318; amino-acid sequence: MTSSSLPVGKPQASPKDGNHLPSSTAKSPAPSSTFDNPRCCSIEHDPGLHLPIWKYATNMKDEIRQAYIRSGPHQPVLPKYPPSRLMVKTSIDVLIKLTTSYNEEVAGVILENAPNNVKYTSPEVQKEILHVFAEKVRKKIVEDICDSKYCIIVDEASDENTSSSTLYSSICETLTSYELVVDNLHGQGYDGASNMHGEWKGLQALFLKDYPCAYYIHCMAHRLQLALVAAAREVSFVHEFFHNLSFIVNVVGASSKCQDELQVVQVAETAELLEYGEINIGKGANQIGTLKRAEVSRWSSHFTFISSLIRMLGRVETGKASHYYLVDRLIRLVLTLLVSTATTERAFSAMKIVKNRIRNKMDDDFIADSLVLYIEKDIAEIFSLDSILGDFNDVRECRV